In the Rhododendron vialii isolate Sample 1 chromosome 2a, ASM3025357v1 genome, aggtggttggGAAGGATGGTGGTGGTTTAGGATTTCATGGTTTATTTGCTTTTCTATTGGGATAGTTCACTTTGCAAATAAAATGACATACAAATTTAGTGTATGTATGAAACATGGTGTATATATTGACGTATAGATTTGGTAAACATGGTGTATTTCGTAAACATGGCGTATTAATGTATTTTTGATTAATTGACGTACATATTTGGTGTATTCATAAACATGGTGTATTTATGAAATCATGACTCAGatttgtatttttcttaaaaatataGTGTATTCATGAAATCAACCATGTTTTGATATATTCATGAAATTGTAATTATTTTGGTTCGATTCAAGTTAAAATCGACCATGTTTTTTGTGTTataatttgagagagaggaattgCAGAAAATGGTGCCAAGATTTTAGGGAGAGAGGGATTGGGATGAAATGGGTTTTTGAACGAGATTTATGGGAATTTTAGAAACTAAAATGGAATCTTTTTGAATTTGGTCAAACGGTGACAACTCATTTTTTGGGGAGATTTCTAGAGTTATGTTTCaatccttatatatatataaataagggCACTATTGGGATTATAAAAGATtggggatgaaaacataagtggaAAAAAAGTGCCGGATGAAAACTTACGGAGAGTGGCACATGAGGACGATTCTTTAAGTCTCCCTTTTATTGGTGAAAACAATTTTGAAATCTAATGCggtaaaatacaaaaaaggatTAACTCGATTACAAGGCAGAGCTACTGGAAAAAGACTATTGAGGGTGATGGAGGAAGTACTTTAACCATTGATCTATTCCCTCATAATTTGAACCAATACTTTGCATTTCAAGGTCCAtgactttgttttttggagaaaaataaaCGTAGACTCTAACTAATTTGCACACCCAATCGAGTATATTAGACTCTCACTCTTCTTCACATTTGTCTTCAGGGTTGCGCTTGTAACTGGATCCAACAAAGGAATTGGGTTAGAGATATGTAGACAATTAGCTTCTAATGGAGTTATGGTGATATTAACAGCAAGAAATGAGAATCAGGGTCTTGAAGCTGTGCAAAATCTCAAAGCTCGTGGACAATCCGATATACTTTTTCATCAGCTTGATGTGACGAACCAAACTAGTATTGCTTCTTTGGCCGAGTTCatcaaaaccaaattcaagAAGCTTGACATATTGGTAGTTTTAAAGTTGGagcttttttacttttatttatttccgTATTTTTTCGGTTTTGTGGACAACGTGGTGTATATGCTATGTGATAAGCCATGTTCTCATTAGTTTCGAAATGAAATAATGCAGGTGAATAATGCAGGAGTTTCTGGAACCGCGATTGATCCAGCGGTTCAAAAGGGGCTAAATTTGAGGATCGATAATGTAATTTCTACTCTTATTCAACATAAAGGGCATAAAAACATAACCCGTTATGCTATTAATCAAGCGATATTGATCTGAAACTGTGGGGGTCACAGAGATGATTTAGCATTCCCAATTTGGATGACAGATTGCAGGTCCAGAAGCTAAAAAACTAAGAGAAGTTTTGAATCAAAGCTGTGAAGTGGCAGAAGTTTGTCTGAGAACAAACTACTATGGAGTAAAGCTTGTGACTGAAGAGCTTATTCCACTTCTTCAACTATCAGACTCTCCTCGGATAGTCAATGTTTCCTCCATTCTCGGACAACTGAAGGTACAAAGGACTTACACCCCAATACCAAACCAGAAAATAAATCATTGTGCTGGCTTCTTCGCTAATAACGTTCGCATTTTCTACAAGCTGTTtcaattttccaaaaatcacATTACACTTGCTTATCTTATCTTTCTTCGCTAATAACGTTCGCATTTTCTACAACCTGtttccattttccaaaaatcaCATTACACTTGCTTATCTTATCTTTCCAAAAAATTGTATTTGAAACGACGACAGTTCGTACAATGAATTGAAATGCCTTTGCTTGCTCAAGCCCCAATCCTTTTGGGAGAAATGGTAGAGTCCATACCACATCATTCTAGCCCAATACAAATTTAATGAATTCAGACCCACTTAAAGGTTTAAATTTTGTGAGTAGTGAGTCACCCAACATGATATTAGCTACCCaacatttattttgtttatctgTTATGGGACTTATTATTCTGACATGTCCTACCAGAAAGTTAGTCCGAAAAGAACCCActtttcacaaaacaaaaataaacattaaGTTTGTGAAAAATAGTTTGCTCGCATGAAATGAAGACTACAGGAGTGTTTTGTAGCATTTCAGGTGCTTTTTGTTTTCGAAAGCTAAACAATACTACCAAACAGGGGCATTCTCTGCTTTTGCCTAACAATGTTTTGTCAAATTGTGTTTCAGCTTATTTCAAACGAAAAGGCTAAGAAGGAGCTAAGCGACATTGAAAGCCTCACAGTAGAGAAAGTGGATGAGTTAGTTCAGGAATTTGCTAAGGATTTCAAGGAGGATAAGCTGGAAGCCAGAGGATGGCCCATCAATTTTTCTGCTTACATAGTGTCCAAAGCAGCTCTCAATGGCTACACAAGGGTTCTGGCAAAGAACTATCCTAACATTGCCATAAACGCAGTGAGTCCTGGTTATGTGAAAACAGACCTAAACCATAACAACGGGATCTTGACTGTAGAACAAGGTGCAAAAGGGCCTGTGATGCTGGCTTTGGTTGATGATGGTGGGTCCTCTGGATTGTTCTATGATCAAATGGAAGTCTCAACTTTTTGAACGGAGGAATGTAATAGAGCTTAGGAAGTTCATCTGTTCACTTTTACGTATTCATGAAAGAAAGCAAATATCTTTTGCTTGTAGCTACTGATATATGTAATagatgttttgaataaaaaaataaggcgTCTCCTACATCGTTTGTGTGTTCATCAATGTAAACCTTGTAAGTCGATCTCTCAAAAatcatgaattttttgctccaaGTAGGTCGGTTTCGGCCTTTTTTGGCTGTATTGGTTAACAAAAGAAAGTTGTGGTGCGAGTAAAACAGGATTTTAGAGTAGTGGGGTAAAAGACTACAGGCTTGAGGCGGAGCCAAATGGTGTTGGggaagtttttgtttgttggtttTCCCCTAAAAGTTTATGAACTTGGGGCAGAGCCATTTTGGGCTGGGGCGATACTCTGCTTGAGTCTCCCTGCAGCTTTACTATCCTACCAGTTGTAAATAGAAAAAAGCACAAAGTTTCTACTTGCCTAAAATTTCAACATTGCTTGGTTATGTATAATGGATTTTCAAGTGCGCAGTTGTTATAGGGGACCAAAAAGGGTAAGGGATTGAGCTATGTCGTCTAGCATCTAACGAAATCCTGGTCATATTGAGAGCAAGAGATGAAAGGAAAGGGTCTCAAACCTATGAATACCAGGCTTCTGTGCTATCAAATGTAGAGTTtcagcaacttgatgtcaaagaTCCTGCTATCATTGCTTCACCGGCAGTACTTCTGGATACTTGTTTCAGAAAAATCTGTCCTTGTGAGAAACAACATCTCCTGCCGGGCTGGCTGTAACCTTTTCTAGTATGAGAGAAATACAGACAACCAAACAGAATTAACACGAGAGATAGTAGGTATAACCATTTCTAGTATGAGAGAAATGCAGACATCCATACAAGATTAACATGAGAGAGAGTAtgccaatcaaaaaagaaaaaaaaccagaaaTGGTATGCAGGTCGACAATGCTGTGGAAAGTACACTTGTTGTACATTATGAAGCATTCAGATTCAGAGCCTTCAAAAT is a window encoding:
- the LOC131316960 gene encoding (+)-neomenthol dehydrogenase-like is translated as MEAAGFSQSTKRVALVTGSNKGIGLEICRQLASNGVMVILTARNENQGLEAVQNLKARGQSDILFHQLDVTNQTSIASLAEFIKTKFKKLDILVNNAGVSGTAIDPAVQKGLNLRIDNIAGPEAKKLREVLNQSCEVAEVCLRTNYYGVKLVTEELIPLLQLSDSPRIVNVSSILGQLKLISNEKAKKELSDIESLTVEKVDELVQEFAKDFKEDKLEARGWPINFSAYIVSKAALNGYTRVLAKNYPNIAINAVSPGYVKTDLNHNNGILTVEQGAKGPVMLALVDDGGSSGLFYDQMEVSTF